A genomic window from Nicotiana sylvestris chromosome 11, ASM39365v2, whole genome shotgun sequence includes:
- the LOC104224898 gene encoding uncharacterized protein isoform X1 produces the protein MKQVLLLLLLLLSTLVYESQGRHLKKGNLSSSKNPILQQENVLKERSEGGTGEVILCKDGHCSSSGRNRKLMTKTTSTSSPTTTSTKNIKNNEGNKGDHTVLKGQSSSERVIGGKEENFSVNSSPETGHRKTSSEHYPDVLDLAGMDYSPAKRKPPIHN, from the exons ATGAAGCAagttcttctacttcttcttttACTATTATCCACTTTAGTCTATGAATCACAAGGTAGACACTTGAAGAAGGGGAATCTCTCATCATCCAAGAATCCCATATTACAG CAGGAAAATGTTTTGAAAGAAAGAAGTGAAGGAGGTACTGGAGAAGTCATTCTTTGCAAAGATGGCCATTGTTCATCATCAG GAAGAAATAGGAAACTTATGACAAAAACAACCTCTACTTCTAGTCCTACCACAACTTCAACAAAG AATATCAAGAATAATGAAGGCAATAAAGGTGATCACACAGTATTGAAAGGCCAATCAAGTAGTGAAAGGGTAATAGGTGGAAAAGAAGAAAATTTCTCAGTCAATTCGTCACCGGAAACCGGCCACCGGAAAACGTCTTCCGAGCACTACCCGGACGTACTAGACTTGGCCGGAATGGATTATTCTCCGGCAAAGAGAAAACCTCCAATTCACAACTAA
- the LOC104224898 gene encoding uncharacterized protein isoform X2 gives MKQVLLLLLLLLSTLVYESQGRHLKKGNLSSSKNPILQENVLKERSEGGTGEVILCKDGHCSSSGRNRKLMTKTTSTSSPTTTSTKNIKNNEGNKGDHTVLKGQSSSERVIGGKEENFSVNSSPETGHRKTSSEHYPDVLDLAGMDYSPAKRKPPIHN, from the exons ATGAAGCAagttcttctacttcttcttttACTATTATCCACTTTAGTCTATGAATCACAAGGTAGACACTTGAAGAAGGGGAATCTCTCATCATCCAAGAATCCCATATTACAG GAAAATGTTTTGAAAGAAAGAAGTGAAGGAGGTACTGGAGAAGTCATTCTTTGCAAAGATGGCCATTGTTCATCATCAG GAAGAAATAGGAAACTTATGACAAAAACAACCTCTACTTCTAGTCCTACCACAACTTCAACAAAG AATATCAAGAATAATGAAGGCAATAAAGGTGATCACACAGTATTGAAAGGCCAATCAAGTAGTGAAAGGGTAATAGGTGGAAAAGAAGAAAATTTCTCAGTCAATTCGTCACCGGAAACCGGCCACCGGAAAACGTCTTCCGAGCACTACCCGGACGTACTAGACTTGGCCGGAATGGATTATTCTCCGGCAAAGAGAAAACCTCCAATTCACAACTAA